The DNA sequence GATATATCCCTCTTTTCCTCCTAGAAAACCTTTCTTGATGATGTAGGATTTGATGAAGGCAAAAGAGCCGTGAAGGAGCGCTTTGGTAAAAGAAGAGCGCTTTTTATGGAGATTTTGCTCGGCAAAAAGAGTGGAGTAGCGGTCCATTTTTTTGAGGAAGTCGGCGATCGAGCGGTAGGAGTAGTGCTTAACGGGGTGTTTGAGGGCAACTTCTTGGAGGGGCTTTATTTTTTCATGGACCTGATCGTCGGTAAAAGAGGTGGTCGTTTTGTTATAGAGGCGGACATGGCGGTCGGGGTACCAGCCACACCACTTGATATGCTTTCCATTGAAGTAGTTGTTAAAGGGGAAGGAGTAGACCTTTTTGGGGTCAAGCTTTAGGGCTAGGATCTCTGCGGCAAG is a window from the Candidatus Neptunochlamydia vexilliferae genome containing:
- a CDS encoding glycosyltransferase family 2 protein translates to MITVTILTKNNEETLGSVLESVCSFDEVVLLDTGSTDTTLELAQIYPNVKVFKSPFIGFGPLHNLAAQHASHDWILSLDSDEVLTPELAAEILALKLDPKKVYSFPFNNYFNGKHIKWCGWYPDRHVRLYNKTTTSFTDDQVHEKIKPLQEVALKHPVKHYSYRSIADFLKKMDRYSTLFAEQNLHKKRSSFTKALLHGSFAFIKSYIIKKGFLGGKEGYIISLYNAQTTFYKYLKLAYASRAALSQDR